One region of Etheostoma cragini isolate CJK2018 chromosome 16, CSU_Ecrag_1.0, whole genome shotgun sequence genomic DNA includes:
- the klhl8 gene encoding kelch-like protein 8 isoform X2, with the protein MAPGDVVPDHAKQLKPKEKRPANRAPKADCEPDGSFVFEAHEAWKDFHNSLRHFYEVGELCDVTLKVGSRLIPCHKLVLACVIPYFRAMFLSEMSEAKQELIEIKDFDGDAIQDLVHFAYSSKLTLTVDNVQPLLYAACILQVELVARACCEYMKAHFHPTNCLAVRTFAESHNRVDLMDMADRYACEHFTEVRLPLLPVEFLSGTVSKDEMIKGNLSCRDLMDEARNYHLHLSNKMVLDFEYSVRTVPRKHTAGVLFCVGGRGGSGDPFRSIECYSITKNSWFFGPEMNSRRRHVGVISVGGKVYAVGGHDGNEHLGNMEMFDPLTNKWMMKASMNTKRRGIALAALGGPIYAIGGLDDNSCFNDVERYDIESDCWSSVAPMNTPRGGVGSVALGSFVYAVGGNDGVASLSSVERFNPHLNKWTEISEMGQRRAGNGVSKLNGCLYVVGGFDDNSPLSSVERFDPRMHRWEYVSELTTPRGGVGVATVMGRVFAVGGHNGNIYLNTVEAFEPRMNRWELVGSVSHCRAGAGVAVCSSHVSQIRDVGQGSSNVANCM; encoded by the exons ATGGCACCAGGGGATGTGGTGCCAGACCATGCCAAGCAATTGAAGCCCAAGGAGAAGCGGCCTGCAAACAGGGCACCGAAGGCAGACTGTGAGCCTGATGGGTCATTTGTCTTTGAGGCTCATGAGGCCTGGAAGGACTTCCATAACTCCCTCAGGCATTTCTATGAAGTAGGAGAGCTCTGTGATGTCACGCTAAAG GTTGGCAGTAGGTTAATACCGTGCCACAAACTAGTGCTGGCTTGTGTGATCCCTTACTTCAG GGCCATGTTTCTGTCAGAGATGTCTGAGGCTAAGCAGGAGCTGATAGAGATCAAGGACTTTGATGGTGATGCCATCCAGGACCTGGTGCATTTTGCCTACTCCTCCAAGCTCACATTAACTGTGGACAATGTCCAGCCACTGCTTTATGCTGCCTGCATCCTTCAG GTGGAGTTGGTGGCGAGAGCCTGCTGTGAGTACATGAAGGCCCACTTTCACCCCACCAACTGCCTGGCAGTTCGTACATTCGCTGAGAGCCACAACCGTGTGGACCTGATGGATATGGCTGACCGCTATGCCTGCGAACACTTCACTGAG GTGCGCCTCCCCTTGCTCCCTGTAGAGTTCCTGAGTGGAACAGTGTCTAAGGACGAGATGATTAAAGGTAACCTGAGTTGTCGCGACCTGATGGACGAAGCCAGGAACTACCACTTGCACCTCAGCAACAAGATGGTGCTGGACTTTGAATATTCAGTTCGTACAGTACCCCGGAAACACACTGCAG GAGTTTTGTTCTGTGTGGGTGGCCGAGGGGGTTCTGGTGACCCATTTCGCAGCATCGAGTGCTACTCCATCACTAAGAACAGCTGGTTCTTTGGTCCTGAAATGAACAGCAGACGGCGTCACGTGGGTGTAATATCTGTAGGAG GCAAGGTTTATGCTGTCGGGGGTCATGATGGTAACGAACACTTAGGCAACATGGAGATGTTTGACCCCCTCACTAACAAGTGGATGATGAAAGCCTCCATGAACACCAAGAG GAGGGGAATAGCCTTGGCGGCTCTTGGTGGTCCTATCTACGCTATCGGAGGTCTGGATGACAACTCCTGCTTTAACGATGTGGAGCGTTATGACATTGAAAGTGACTGCTGGAGTTCTGTGGCGCCGATGAACACACCTAGAGGAGGAGTGGGATCTGTGGCCTTGGGG AGTTTTGTGTACGCAGTGGGAGGCAACGATGGCGTGGCATCACTGTCCAGTGTGGAGCGGTTTAACCCCCACCTGAACAAGTGGACGGAGATCAGCGAGATGGGCCAACGACGGGCTGGAAATGGAGTCAGCAAACTCAATGGCTGCCTCTATGTAGTGG GTGGTTTTGATGACAATTCACCCTTGAGCTCTGTAGAGCGCTTTGACCCACGAATGCACCGCTGGGAGTACGTGTCTGAGCTGACCACCCCACGCGGGGGAGTCGGTGTAGCCACTGTAATGGGAAGAGTGTTTGCAGTCGGGGGTCACAATGGGAACATCTACCTGAACACAGTGGAGGCTTTTGAGCCGCGAATGAACAG ATGGGAGCTGGTGGGTTCAGTGTCACACTGCCGTGCCGGAGCTGGAGTGGCCGTCTGTTCGTCTCACGTCAGCCAGATCAGGGACGTCGGCCAGGGCTCCAGCAACGTGGCCAACTGCATGTGA
- the klhl8 gene encoding kelch-like protein 8 isoform X1, which translates to MAPGDVVPDHAKQLKPKEKRPANRAPKADCEPDGSFVFEAHEAWKDFHNSLRHFYEVGELCDVTLKVGSRLIPCHKLVLACVIPYFRAMFLSEMSEAKQELIEIKDFDGDAIQDLVHFAYSSKLTLTVDNVQPLLYAACILQVELVARACCEYMKAHFHPTNCLAVRTFAESHNRVDLMDMADRYACEHFTEVVECEDFTCVSPQHLRTLLSSSELNIHSETQVYNAAVKWLKANPQHHEAWLDQIMSQVRLPLLPVEFLSGTVSKDEMIKGNLSCRDLMDEARNYHLHLSNKMVLDFEYSVRTVPRKHTAGVLFCVGGRGGSGDPFRSIECYSITKNSWFFGPEMNSRRRHVGVISVGGKVYAVGGHDGNEHLGNMEMFDPLTNKWMMKASMNTKRRGIALAALGGPIYAIGGLDDNSCFNDVERYDIESDCWSSVAPMNTPRGGVGSVALGSFVYAVGGNDGVASLSSVERFNPHLNKWTEISEMGQRRAGNGVSKLNGCLYVVGGFDDNSPLSSVERFDPRMHRWEYVSELTTPRGGVGVATVMGRVFAVGGHNGNIYLNTVEAFEPRMNRWELVGSVSHCRAGAGVAVCSSHVSQIRDVGQGSSNVANCM; encoded by the exons ATGGCACCAGGGGATGTGGTGCCAGACCATGCCAAGCAATTGAAGCCCAAGGAGAAGCGGCCTGCAAACAGGGCACCGAAGGCAGACTGTGAGCCTGATGGGTCATTTGTCTTTGAGGCTCATGAGGCCTGGAAGGACTTCCATAACTCCCTCAGGCATTTCTATGAAGTAGGAGAGCTCTGTGATGTCACGCTAAAG GTTGGCAGTAGGTTAATACCGTGCCACAAACTAGTGCTGGCTTGTGTGATCCCTTACTTCAG GGCCATGTTTCTGTCAGAGATGTCTGAGGCTAAGCAGGAGCTGATAGAGATCAAGGACTTTGATGGTGATGCCATCCAGGACCTGGTGCATTTTGCCTACTCCTCCAAGCTCACATTAACTGTGGACAATGTCCAGCCACTGCTTTATGCTGCCTGCATCCTTCAG GTGGAGTTGGTGGCGAGAGCCTGCTGTGAGTACATGAAGGCCCACTTTCACCCCACCAACTGCCTGGCAGTTCGTACATTCGCTGAGAGCCACAACCGTGTGGACCTGATGGATATGGCTGACCGCTATGCCTGCGAACACTTCACTGAGGTAGTGGAGTGCGAGGACTTTACATGCGTGTCTCCCCAGCACTTGCGCACATTATTGTCCTCCAGCGAGCTCAATATCCATTCAGAGACACAGGTGTACAATGCAGCAGTGAAATGGTTGAAAGCAAACCCACAGCACCACGAGGCCTGGCTGGACCAGATCATGTCTCAG GTGCGCCTCCCCTTGCTCCCTGTAGAGTTCCTGAGTGGAACAGTGTCTAAGGACGAGATGATTAAAGGTAACCTGAGTTGTCGCGACCTGATGGACGAAGCCAGGAACTACCACTTGCACCTCAGCAACAAGATGGTGCTGGACTTTGAATATTCAGTTCGTACAGTACCCCGGAAACACACTGCAG GAGTTTTGTTCTGTGTGGGTGGCCGAGGGGGTTCTGGTGACCCATTTCGCAGCATCGAGTGCTACTCCATCACTAAGAACAGCTGGTTCTTTGGTCCTGAAATGAACAGCAGACGGCGTCACGTGGGTGTAATATCTGTAGGAG GCAAGGTTTATGCTGTCGGGGGTCATGATGGTAACGAACACTTAGGCAACATGGAGATGTTTGACCCCCTCACTAACAAGTGGATGATGAAAGCCTCCATGAACACCAAGAG GAGGGGAATAGCCTTGGCGGCTCTTGGTGGTCCTATCTACGCTATCGGAGGTCTGGATGACAACTCCTGCTTTAACGATGTGGAGCGTTATGACATTGAAAGTGACTGCTGGAGTTCTGTGGCGCCGATGAACACACCTAGAGGAGGAGTGGGATCTGTGGCCTTGGGG AGTTTTGTGTACGCAGTGGGAGGCAACGATGGCGTGGCATCACTGTCCAGTGTGGAGCGGTTTAACCCCCACCTGAACAAGTGGACGGAGATCAGCGAGATGGGCCAACGACGGGCTGGAAATGGAGTCAGCAAACTCAATGGCTGCCTCTATGTAGTGG GTGGTTTTGATGACAATTCACCCTTGAGCTCTGTAGAGCGCTTTGACCCACGAATGCACCGCTGGGAGTACGTGTCTGAGCTGACCACCCCACGCGGGGGAGTCGGTGTAGCCACTGTAATGGGAAGAGTGTTTGCAGTCGGGGGTCACAATGGGAACATCTACCTGAACACAGTGGAGGCTTTTGAGCCGCGAATGAACAG ATGGGAGCTGGTGGGTTCAGTGTCACACTGCCGTGCCGGAGCTGGAGTGGCCGTCTGTTCGTCTCACGTCAGCCAGATCAGGGACGTCGGCCAGGGCTCCAGCAACGTGGCCAACTGCATGTGA